One Dialister invisus DSM 15470 genomic region harbors:
- a CDS encoding TVP38/TMEM64 family protein produces the protein MPDSYKKTVGIFMLLLLAAICFLIAKIFFPEFYSNTITLTLAGDVDSLSRYISSFGYGAFAVSLFLLILCNVFGIPTIPFLTINGVLFGLLPGIIISWIGEVIGIEISFHIGRIFFRDEARRIIEKKHMLRKVDKYSSVYAMAVARAIPYSPNILFTAAAVLTKLTTRQHLRATLFGKIPSVVIEVVLGHDLIHFSQHGIRFVVLFILTLGGFFVHRRYKQYKCGTRKQFF, from the coding sequence ATGCCTGATTCATATAAAAAAACGGTAGGAATTTTTATGCTCCTGCTTCTGGCAGCCATATGTTTTCTTATCGCTAAAATATTCTTTCCTGAATTTTACAGCAATACCATCACCCTGACTTTGGCGGGAGATGTGGATAGTCTGTCCCGCTATATTTCCTCTTTTGGTTACGGGGCTTTTGCAGTGAGCCTTTTTTTACTGATTCTCTGTAACGTTTTCGGTATCCCCACGATTCCTTTTCTCACCATCAACGGCGTTCTTTTCGGTCTTCTGCCGGGGATCATTATTTCCTGGATCGGCGAAGTTATAGGGATTGAAATCAGTTTCCATATCGGCCGCATATTTTTCAGGGATGAAGCAAGGCGGATCATTGAGAAAAAGCATATGCTAAGAAAAGTAGACAAATACAGTTCAGTATACGCCATGGCTGTAGCCCGGGCAATCCCCTACTCGCCAAACATTCTCTTTACCGCAGCGGCAGTCCTCACAAAACTCACCACAAGACAGCATCTGCGGGCAACACTCTTCGGAAAAATTCCTTCCGTAGTCATTGAAGTCGTTCTCGGCCATGATCTGATCCATTTTTCCCAGCACGGTATACGTTTCGTTGTTCTCTTCATTCTTACTCTCGGAGGTTTTTTTGTCCACCGCCGTTATAAACAGTACAAATGTGGAACAAGGAAACAATTTTTTTGA
- a CDS encoding cob(I)yrinic acid a,c-diamide adenosyltransferase — protein sequence MTKGYIHVYTGDGKGKTTAAIGLAIRAVGAGKKVCILQFMKSLAYSEQKILQSIPGITLITLGKPYFIAKEGMLTDEQRKTWGNHIRIYPAGHPPKDYREMTLKGIEQAIDAVSKNYDMVILDEYNMARWYDLATEEDTEKILKARRPEVELIFTGRNAPKEILDAADLITEMKKIRHYYDKGVPVRTGIEN from the coding sequence ATGACCAAAGGATATATCCATGTATATACAGGCGACGGAAAGGGCAAGACAACTGCCGCCATCGGACTTGCCATCCGTGCTGTCGGTGCGGGAAAGAAAGTTTGTATCCTTCAATTCATGAAATCCCTCGCTTATTCAGAGCAGAAAATTCTCCAGTCGATTCCGGGCATTACCTTGATCACTTTGGGCAAACCTTACTTCATCGCAAAGGAAGGAATGCTCACGGATGAACAGCGAAAAACATGGGGAAACCATATTCGAATTTATCCTGCGGGACATCCTCCGAAAGACTATCGGGAAATGACTCTGAAAGGAATTGAGCAGGCCATAGACGCTGTTTCTAAAAACTACGACATGGTCATCCTGGACGAATATAATATGGCACGCTGGTATGATTTGGCAACAGAGGAAGATACGGAAAAAATTTTAAAAGCCCGCCGCCCTGAAGTAGAACTCATTTTTACCGGACGGAATGCGCCGAAAGAAATTCTTGACGCCGCCGATTTGATTACAGAAATGAAAAAGATACGCCACTATTATGACAAAGGCGTACCTGTACGAACCGGTATTGAAAATTAA
- a CDS encoding PaaI family thioesterase translates to MKQLTRPEEIVARIREIYVPNHFMSDYFHIDIDDIRCGKVTVSLLTDPRKHTNHREVLHGGVMMALADSVTGVTGASVGAVVVTVSLTMSFIRNARPGSRIRVKSHITHNGRTTIVIAAEMYDEDDKLMANILADMMIVDHFPEIPRKW, encoded by the coding sequence GTGAAGCAGCTTACAAGGCCGGAGGAAATTGTCGCTCGGATACGGGAAATATACGTGCCCAACCATTTTATGTCCGACTATTTTCATATTGATATTGATGATATCCGCTGCGGGAAAGTGACGGTCAGTTTATTGACGGATCCGAGAAAACACACGAACCACAGAGAGGTGCTCCACGGCGGTGTTATGATGGCGCTTGCCGATTCGGTGACAGGAGTTACCGGGGCATCTGTCGGGGCGGTAGTCGTTACAGTCAGCCTTACGATGAGTTTTATCCGTAATGCGAGACCGGGTTCCAGAATCCGTGTAAAAAGCCATATTACCCACAACGGCAGAACAACAATTGTTATTGCCGCGGAAATGTATGACGAAGATGATAAATTGATGGCAAATATACTGGCAGATATGATGATTGTTGATCATTTTCCCGAGATACCGAGAAAGTGGTAA
- the rnc gene encoding ribonuclease III yields the protein MSRIERRKQERLDEVWRFAKESDIPVHNMELLNVALTHTSYANEHRNLKVHDNERLEFLGDAVLDLAVGDYLFRRFPEWPEGDLTRAKASVVCKPACAECAANFHVGDYMLLGRGEEMSGGRTRVSILGNAFESVIGAVYLDNGYEVAAKFILGHMQKFLDLVDQGIYDHDYKSDLQEIAQKNGDVDIRYEVVRDEGPDHDKTIWMELFINGKALGTGIGKNKKEAAQNAAKEAIERLHKGESVPPSLE from the coding sequence ATGAGCCGGATTGAGCGCAGGAAGCAGGAGCGGCTGGATGAAGTCTGGCGTTTTGCAAAAGAGAGTGATATTCCTGTCCATAATATGGAGCTGCTGAATGTGGCACTGACCCATACCTCTTATGCCAATGAACATCGTAATCTGAAAGTTCATGACAATGAACGTCTCGAGTTTTTGGGGGACGCTGTTTTGGATCTGGCAGTAGGGGATTATCTTTTCCGGCGTTTTCCCGAATGGCCGGAAGGAGATCTGACCCGTGCCAAGGCAAGCGTGGTGTGCAAACCGGCATGTGCCGAATGTGCGGCTAATTTCCATGTAGGTGATTATATGCTTCTTGGCAGAGGGGAAGAAATGTCGGGCGGCAGAACCCGCGTTTCTATCCTTGGGAATGCTTTTGAGTCGGTGATCGGTGCTGTTTATTTAGACAACGGCTATGAAGTGGCGGCAAAGTTTATTCTGGGCCATATGCAGAAGTTTCTTGATCTGGTTGATCAGGGGATTTATGATCATGACTATAAATCAGATTTACAGGAAATTGCCCAAAAAAATGGTGATGTCGATATACGGTATGAGGTCGTCCGTGATGAGGGACCGGATCATGATAAGACAATATGGATGGAACTTTTCATTAATGGGAAAGCACTTGGAACCGGTATAGGCAAGAATAAAAAAGAAGCCGCCCAAAACGCGGCTAAGGAAGCCATTGAACGGCTTCATAAGGGAGAGTCAGTGCCGCCTTCTCTTGAATGA
- the fabF gene encoding beta-ketoacyl-ACP synthase II: MERRVVITGLGVVSPVGTGVEKFWNSLLEGKSGIAPITRFDAADFPVKIAGEVKDFDPALAGDKKTIRHMDRNAQFAVAAARMAVEDAKLDMEKENPDMAGTVIGTGIGGIATMEETVFRIEQKGPGKVNPFAVPMMIANMASGQVSITFGLQGPVLTDVTACASGTNAIGLAARLIKHGDADVMIAGGTEAAVAKTPMAGFAAMKALSSRECPPEEASCPFDARRDGFVLGEGAGILVLEELEHAKKRGAYIYAELAGYGSNGDAYHITAPRPGGEVALRCMQKALADARIDPKDVDYINAHGTSTHLNDLNESTAIKALLGQHAYEIPVNSTKSMTGHLLGAAGAIEAVVCVLTIEKNRVHPTINRKEIDPDCDLDYVTDGARDVKVNVAMSNSFGFGGHNAVIVMRRYEE; the protein is encoded by the coding sequence ATGGAAAGAAGAGTTGTAATTACCGGTCTTGGGGTGGTATCCCCTGTTGGAACGGGCGTAGAGAAGTTTTGGAACAGTCTTTTGGAAGGCAAATCGGGCATTGCTCCGATTACCCGGTTTGACGCTGCTGATTTCCCGGTGAAAATCGCAGGCGAAGTAAAAGATTTTGATCCGGCACTGGCAGGTGATAAAAAAACAATCCGACATATGGATCGCAATGCCCAATTTGCTGTTGCTGCTGCCCGGATGGCAGTGGAAGATGCCAAATTGGATATGGAAAAAGAAAATCCGGATATGGCAGGAACAGTGATTGGAACCGGTATCGGCGGTATTGCCACCATGGAGGAAACGGTATTCCGTATTGAGCAAAAGGGACCGGGCAAGGTGAATCCTTTTGCTGTTCCTATGATGATTGCCAATATGGCTTCCGGACAAGTTTCCATTACTTTTGGTCTGCAGGGGCCTGTACTCACTGATGTGACCGCCTGTGCGTCCGGTACTAACGCCATTGGTCTTGCTGCACGCCTGATTAAGCATGGTGATGCTGATGTGATGATTGCCGGGGGGACGGAAGCGGCTGTGGCAAAAACACCGATGGCAGGATTTGCCGCCATGAAGGCGCTCTCTTCAAGAGAATGTCCGCCGGAAGAAGCGTCTTGCCCGTTTGATGCCCGCCGGGACGGATTCGTTCTTGGTGAAGGCGCCGGAATTCTCGTACTGGAAGAACTGGAACATGCGAAAAAGAGAGGCGCTTATATTTATGCTGAACTTGCAGGGTATGGTTCCAACGGTGATGCTTACCATATTACCGCTCCCCGGCCGGGCGGCGAGGTGGCGCTCCGCTGCATGCAGAAAGCATTGGCAGATGCCCGTATTGATCCGAAAGACGTGGACTATATCAATGCCCATGGCACATCTACCCATTTGAATGACTTGAACGAAAGTACTGCCATTAAAGCGCTGCTGGGACAGCATGCTTATGAAATTCCCGTAAACTCCACAAAATCCATGACAGGGCATCTGCTTGGCGCAGCGGGTGCGATCGAAGCCGTGGTATGCGTGCTGACTATTGAAAAGAATAGGGTTCATCCGACTATTAACCGGAAAGAAATCGATCCGGACTGTGATTTGGATTATGTGACAGATGGTGCAAGAGATGTAAAAGTAAACGTGGCCATGTCTAATTCTTTCGGCTTCGGTGGACATAACGCGGTTATCGTTATGAGGCGTTATGAGGAATAG
- a CDS encoding acyl carrier protein: MGTFDKVKKIVVDQLGVNEADVQIDSTFIDDLGADSLDIVELIMAFEEEFEIEIPDDAAEKIKTVRDAVDYIEKQIQ, encoded by the coding sequence ATGGGAACTTTTGACAAGGTAAAGAAAATCGTTGTAGACCAGCTGGGAGTCAATGAAGCTGATGTACAGATCGACTCCACTTTTATTGATGATCTGGGTGCGGATTCTTTGGATATCGTAGAACTGATCATGGCGTTCGAAGAAGAATTTGAAATTGAAATTCCGGATGATGCGGCTGAAAAGATCAAAACTGTACGTGATGCAGTTGATTACATTGAAAAGCAGATTCAGTAA
- the fabG gene encoding 3-oxoacyl-[acyl-carrier-protein] reductase, producing the protein MEKLEKTALVTGASRGIGRAIALTLGQAGYAVAVNYAGNEAAAEAVKNEIIAAGGKAFTLQGDVSDPEDVEHMFEKIKEGFGFLDVLVNNAGITRDSLLIRMKESSWDEVIATNLKGNFLVLKAAAAMMIRRKKGSVINISSVVGLTGNAGQVNYAAAKAGVIGMTKAAAKELASRGIRVNAVAPGCIVTDMTDKIPENIKEGMLHSIPLSRLGQTEEVAKAVLFLASDDASYITGQVLNVDGGMVM; encoded by the coding sequence ATGGAAAAATTGGAAAAAACAGCATTGGTTACGGGCGCTTCCCGCGGTATCGGCCGAGCGATTGCCCTCACTCTCGGTCAAGCGGGGTATGCGGTAGCAGTTAATTATGCAGGGAACGAAGCAGCGGCGGAAGCGGTAAAAAATGAAATTATCGCGGCAGGCGGGAAAGCGTTTACTCTGCAGGGAGACGTGTCCGATCCGGAAGATGTAGAGCATATGTTCGAAAAGATTAAAGAGGGGTTCGGATTTCTTGATGTCCTTGTCAATAATGCGGGCATTACAAGAGACAGTTTACTTATCCGTATGAAAGAAAGCAGCTGGGATGAGGTGATTGCAACCAACTTGAAAGGAAATTTTCTGGTACTGAAAGCAGCGGCGGCGATGATGATTCGCCGTAAAAAGGGATCTGTCATCAATATTTCTTCAGTTGTAGGTCTTACGGGAAATGCAGGGCAGGTAAATTATGCAGCAGCAAAAGCGGGTGTTATCGGTATGACGAAAGCGGCTGCCAAAGAACTGGCATCCCGCGGTATCCGTGTCAATGCGGTGGCTCCGGGATGTATCGTGACTGATATGACGGATAAGATACCGGAGAATATAAAAGAAGGCATGCTTCATTCTATCCCGCTCAGCCGTCTGGGGCAGACCGAAGAAGTTGCCAAGGCTGTTTTGTTCCTTGCTTCTGATGATGCCTCTTATATCACCGGGCAGGTTTTGAATGTAGACGGCGGTATGGTGATGTAA